ggtttagaaagtgTTTAGTGTTGTTTGTCTCATTTGCCTAACTGGGATGTTTCTGTGCTaattgttctgtgtgtgtgactagCCATCACTGAACTTGTTAATATCTAACAAAACTAAGCTTGACTGCAAAAGCTGTCAAAGAAGCAAAGTTTGTTGTGTTTCCTTAGCCTGGCTGGGATGTGTCTCTGCATCAACTGTCACATGTCAATGACCATCCATCACAACTAATGAAGCTCTGAGGAAAGTAGACATAAGAATGAAAGACTCTCATGAATGTGTCAGTACTTCATTTTGTTCAATCAGACAATGAATGACAATCTTAAGCCATAAACACGAGTGAAAAACTATTCACCAAATTGTGGAAGAATTAAACTTGGTATATTTCAAAATAAAAGACGGCGGAAGACGAATAAAAAACAGCAGTGAAATAACCAGCGTGTAGAACCATTCGTTACATTGTGGCTGAATTAACCTTGATACATTTCAAAacaaaaccgtaaaaaaataaataaaataacaataataataataatactaatcaAATAAACTTCCTAGACTTGAAAGTAAAAGACAACGAGAGACAAACCACAAACAGCAGTGAAATAACCACCACTCTGCGGAACCATTCATCATGTTGTGGCTGAATTAACCTTGCTACAtttcaaaacaaaacagtaattaTAAACCTGACAGCATGGACACTACCTATTTTTGACCTTACATTCCAAAACAAAACAGTACACCTAAATATTGACAGTATGAAGATAACTAAACTTTCCTCTATTAGCTGAATAATTATTAACTCAGTGAAGTGACTGCCACAAGACCCAGTACCACCAAGCCGGTCAAGGCAGGGTGAGACGGAACAACTGCTCTTTCCTACTCAATATTCCATCAATTTCTATATCAAAATTCCTCACTGGAACATCAGATGGAGACTTTAGAATGAACAGTTTCACCTTCATCAATCTGTGTCCTGTCTGTCCACCTATCCACTCGGCAGGACACAAAAATATACTTCATTTACTTATGTGTCATTGGATGGGACCCCTAATTCTTGCACTGCTATGAAAAAATGCTTCAAATATATGATGGAACTAATGgctaccttacacacacacacacacacacacactatcacatAATTAGAGTGAcaaaattttacacacacacacacacacacaatcttacaTATCTGGCTTCCATGGGTTGTCCCTCACAGACTGAATAAGCTTGAGCGCTTCATCGTACAGTGCTGCATCTGTAACACAACACCCACCACTTCAGTCTTGTGGCCTTCCTTACgttaacttatttattattagtagtatttatcatcatcagtttCCTATCACAccagaccatattctgaaacacctctgcacCACAGCTCcaatactttcaaaagactctaattGAATTGacatgggttttcaagtgtttctatggttctagtgacagattaacaagagaaacacccttaagaacctggctaatcatctctgtgaccttggaaaacagtcatggtgaggGTACAGGGATGTTAAgagtgtttctatggttctagtgacagattaacaagatttatacataattaacaggagaaacactcttgagcacccggctaatcatctgtggccttgaaaaacagtcacagtgagagagtaaagcatttctgaatacggcaAAAGGAGGAGGCCAGCTACTCACCAAACTTGTCGGCCTGCATTTGGGGGAACGTGATGTAACTCTGGCACATCACCTTCTGCCCCTGACCCACACCGTGCACCTCAATGACGCCCTCCAAGTTGTCCTGcaggatgagaaaaggaggaattaggttaagttagattaataTTAGCAAGTGTTTATGTTCTACTGTATTGCATTACCTCCTTCCGAGTTAGTTTAGTGGATGACGAGGATGtttaaagtttggttaggttagttctaTATAAAAGTTACTTCCTAGGTCTTTTATCATGTTTGGTTCTATTGTAATCCATTATCACACCCTCGTGCATTTcctggtggtgataatgatggtaatgacagTGGTGAAGGTGCATGGCAGTACCTGGAGGGGGTTGGGCagggtcaccatcaccatcttgcCGTCACTTGCTTTCACCATCAGAGAGGAGCCAGAGGGGTCAACCTggtgaggagaaaaaatgagattTGTCACCACCAAACTGTCTGGATTGAGAGGTAATTACAAGTGCTggaagagagaagtagagaggtGCAGTGGTGATGTCAATAAATGAACTGTTATAAATTATGGCAGTAAGGAATCTCAACTTTTTATCATGACTCAACAAGGCGCGAGGAgcacgcttctctctctctctctctctctctctctctctctttttccttaactCTCCTCCCGACTCCCTCTATCTCCCTGCTTGCCTTTCtcccgtctctctttctctccctagctcctcttcccctcccctctcctctcccaggctactttgtctctctctcccttgcttctctccccCGTCTCTCGttccttgcctctctcaccCTCGCTCCTCTCCCTATTCCCCATATCTCTCCCCTctagaagaataacaataaaaacatgaagAGTAACTAACAAACACAACgagtgaggaggtgaaataagccggcctgccaccaccaccaccaccactgtcctccctcacctgtgccACGGTGCCCACTAACACCACCTTCTGGCCTGTGTACATGGGCAGCAGGGCGCCGTTCACCCTCATGCTTGGCTCGCTGGCATTGGACACCATCACGCACACTGACACAAAGATCACAGGATATGTACTACACTATTTGTTGTGGTTCCCTTCCCGCGCTTTTGTCTGCTTCCATGTGGGGCAgagttgccagattgttttggccacaTTATCGTACTACACCGGTTGAAATTactgtacttctggtaaaattatcatacatatgtaattattccaaatattatgcaaaactgccactttccaaatacagcagaatttaggttttatatatatatatatatatatatatatatatatatatatatatatatatatatatatatatatatatatatatatatatatatatatatatatatatatatatatatatatatatatatatatataattatagagagagagagagagagagagagagagagagagagagagagagagagagagagagagagagagagagagagagagagagagagagagactccgccAGTAATTTCTTTATTGTTACTCGTTCACAGACGGCAAGTTctgtgactccctccctctccctctccctcgcccacACAAGATGTCGgtgcagatagaaaaaaaaaagcgctatGAGTGTTCTGCCCTCACGCGCGgctggaaaagagagggagtgcTGAGGAAAACTGGCCTGACTTGCGGTAAAGTAGATGTGTATTATTACACatctacatcacacacacacactgcataaacatatgtacaacgaaagacaaggcaacacacacacacacacacacacacacacacacacacacacacacacacacactgcataagcatatgtacaacgaaagacaaggcaacacacacacacacacaaacacacacacacacacactcacacactgcataagcatatgtacaacgaaagacaaggcaacacacacacacacacacacacacacactgcataagcatatgtacaacgaaagacaaggcaacacacacacacacacacacacacacacacacacacacacactgcataaacatatgtacaacgaaagacaaggcaacacacacacacacacacacacacacacacacacacacacacacacacacacacacactgcataagcatctttacaacgaaagacaaggcaacacacacacacacacacacacacacacacacacacagcataagcatatgtacaacgaaagacaaggcaacacacacacacacacacacacacacacacacacacacactgcataagcatctttacaacgaaagacaaggcaacacacacacacacacacacacacacacacacacacacacactgcataagcatctgtacaacataagacaaggcaacacacacactacatcaccatctgtacaacgaaaaataaggcaacacacacacacacacacacacacacacacacacacacacacacacacacacacacacaccttgaaataccttgaaaaaaacactgaatatttattgggagggactggaagggagttacGGAAGGTACTACTCTGATAACGTCACGGTCCGGGGGGGGccttgtgacgtcacggggggggttgatgacgtcacagagaacgttatttacgtacgtacgtatttcattttgaaaatgacccctctaaaaaacgcagctagacaggaatgctttataaatttaGATTTGCCACATTTATTAACTAATGCCACAAATaccaacacatttcaaaacgcagtagtattaaagatatttaaaaagaagtatctggaaactgttcgaattttcaccccatttaaaatcgttcaaatgtccacccattctggcttaaacataacggaaaacactttaaaaaatctgaactattttctaaaaccatttaaagtgagctacaagcacaaataaaaaaaaattaccgaaaaaaattcaatattattggaagttgaacacgaataaaaacaagtgtacggtgcacgcatttcactgagcgggacggcaacacacttaaaaaaacatcaactattttttaaaagcaataagaacctagtacaggctaaaataaaaaatttagttttgggaccgtaaaaaTATATGCCGAAAACagccctcttatttacacaaaaacaacgccaaaatcacctCTTTTCAtgcaacacacgcgctcaaataacttaaaaaacaacgaaatatttttacaaaccataaaatcttagctacaagccgaaataaaatacttaggaaataaaaaaaataatattggaaccgggGGTCcggggagccttatccaagatggcggctgggggggccagtggaggggacgaccaacccttctcactcatttaaaccctcgccaaacttaaactaagtaatggcaggtatatctaacgagcggatattaaagctaggtcatgtggctccgctttgcgacagtattggtttaaaacactcacagataagataaataatggctgataaatagagatgacccagattgtttacattttcattaagttaaattttacggtttttagcaacgagacgaggctgacacagggatatattgtgctggaggttaggtgagatgcgttaaaatgagttaaaaccgtggattgttcagttattcattaaaaagttacgttaagttacctaaatttattctaacacttcctgaccttaccttccctgtggtggtgatggtggtggtgcctccttgtcactatggctggctgtctagcaccttctcacagccaaacttttctttattttgcttgttttcacccactgctgccttcgggtgtcctctgctagagcccacgccttcctcattaccaactaaagaaggtttaactcatgggtaagccttggcagccactgtgtaggcgtggttacacacaaaaaaaataaaaataaaaaatctgtcaggctgggagttgaaacagacgcctactaacaccacccataGAGGCGACACACTGACTGTTTAAAGTGTCAGGCAGCAGCAACTTTTCACTCTTTCCAACGAGccgccatttatttatttattttatatatatatatatatatatatatatatatatatatatatatatatatatatatatatatatatatatatatatatatatatatatatatatatatatatttgttcatCCGTTATCTATTTaggcacttatttatttacttgtttgcttTCAAAACTCACAATTACATTTGCGttaataacctgattactgatccaTTCTTATTATAGTAATCTAAACACTAAttcttcttaatttattttattaagcCTAAATCCATCATATATGTTATCATCTAACCTAAATGCCTCaaaatttattattcatttactatCAGAAGGAATTTTTATTCCCTATATTTTATACTTTCAAATTTCAAAGTTTACTGTTGCCAACTCTTGTATCTAGAAACTTCATGAGGCCATTACACCATGTTCTATGAATCTGCTGCCTCGAATCCTTGGAGGGGAAGTGGGTGCACACCTCACtacctgtccacctccctagagttaaccaatatcttcactccttcatctcctattctgtccacctccccaatgcaagagtcaaccagtttattaattctttcaccactattctgtccacctccccaatgtaagagtcaagcagtatattcactctttcaccatctattccatccacctccctaatcactgtctatctgcctgtggTACATAAGCATGTACAAAGGAATATTTCTAAGATAAGGGTGTAAtaggctaacctaacacacacacaacaattggTTCTACTTCAAATTAATTTACTGTCTAACAATCTGTCTGTGATATATATGCACTGCTAAGAGCTTGTATATAGactatgctaacctaacctaacacacatacaataaaataaacaaatgtcatatgatacattttttatttacagataaagtatatttacaacactacacaatgaaaaacatgaatacGATGGCTCAATCTATATATACATGGACTCTTGCAACCAAAACATCATGATATTTCCTGCACAAATGACAGTGCaggaaacaaatgaaaggaGTAATGCAtgacatgataataataataataatactaagcTTAGCATGAGGAATGACAATGATTATAATTCAACCAGCATTGATTGGCAgattttatgatgaaatgttGTTACAAGCTATTATAGGCACGTACCATCACCAGTTCATTAATATAGGCTCTTTTTGAGGAGGCAGAggccaagagaaggagagagagaaaggtgttaggcaagaaacaaaacaataatctcacttcatctcacctctatCTCTCTAAACCTCTCTAACTTGTCTACATTtctcattataaatatttttaaaagtttaagctgggagagagacaggaataatctcacttcatctcacctctctctctctcttaaccttcctaacttgtctaaatgtctcattgttgatatttttagagGTTCGGGGGAGACAAAAGGTGATATGAGGTGTTATGAGagaaaatacataggaatattctcacttcatctcacctctctctcttaacctcctTCCTAACTTGTCTAAATGcattatagatatttttttagaggttcaggagagagacagaggtgaTGTGAGGTGAAAAAAGTCGGTAACAAACTCATCTCGCTTCATCTcacctctttctgtctcttcacctcctctctaACTCACCTAAATGTCACAGATATTTTTTGCACACTTTTTTAGGCATAAGTAACGTATTCACAACTACTCACAACGCACACAGCTGTTTGATTCCACACGTCTAAGTCAACCTTCAGTGTTCGGCAGCAAACAAACATATGAGGTGTCTTTGGCGTGCAGTGTTACCACCACAAATACAAACACTCTCATTGGGACCTGAAGATCTCGTGTTGTTTGTACCTGTTTTGCCATTGTGTGATGGATGTAGGTCTAATGTTGTCTTTTAGTATATAGTAATCTTTTATGACCTTTTAAACTAATACTGGTAAATTTTATAGAATCTCTTCTTATTAAAAGGCTTCTTACTTATCTTCACTGTTCTGTCGTTTTGTTTTAAGCGTTAATGCTTCTTTAAAACTTAAACTGCCAAACTTTTCTGcttattttcacttattcacATCCCTATTCTGTTCTTTAAATGAGTAGTAATCTTTTTAAGTATCACCGGTTACTTTAAATATGTAGTAATCTTTTTAAGTATTGACTTTTAAAGTACCACTGCCAAAAGTTTTCTCATGTCCCCCTGAtaacaagactttctacttattctcatttattttcacccctattctgtcctttAAATATGTAATAAGTCTTTTTAAGTATTGCCTTTCAAACTAACACTGCCAAACTTCTTAGAATGCcctcctattctgtctacctcactagtacaagagttaaccagtatctttaCAAgactttctatatattttcatccctattctgtcctttCAACATGTAATAATCTTTCAAGTATAATCTTTCAAGCTAACAATGCCAAACTTTTAAGAATcctctcctattctgtccaccccacTAGTGCAAGAGCTAAACAGTACCTCCACTTTTTCAACCCCTTCACTGTTACACTCTAAAATCTGCCAGTTTGTATTTCCTATGAcaatttctctttattctcatccctattctgtccacctcactagtgcaagagcCAGGCAGTATTGTCATTGTTTCACCCCTTCACTGGTGCACTCTGGGACTCTGCCTGTCAGTGTTTCTATCTCAAAAGAGGAGTATTAGACACCtcaggaacttttttttctgccttggCCAGTCTCCTTAATATGAAAAGTAACGATATATAAATAGTAATTGTAATTTTGGGTTAATTGTTGTTAGTTTTTCCCTGTTGGCCAGActctaaactaaaaaaaataaataaataaaaataaataaataaatagctataAATAAAACcgaatacacaaataaacacaaaaaataccaataacACTAAATCATTAACTaaacaaacagtaaataaaataaaacaatataaacaaataaacaagaaaataacaataaatctaACTGTATGCCAGGCAGgctaaataaataagacaaaaataaacaagaaaataataaaaatatcaaaaataataaaaaaataaataaataaaataataataataaaactacccATTTATATATCAGTCCAGCAATCACAAACACAGGACAgcccaaataataataaacagaaccataaaaacctTAAGAATATGGCTACtttcaaataaaaaacacaaataaaataaataaataaacaaatcaataataaataaataacaataccaaatcTACCTATTTACATACAGGGCTGcttaaacaaaaacaataagacCATACAAGACccttaaaagcatggaaggaTTGTATCAGTATTGCCAAGACTAGCTATGAACCCCTTGTGACATCAACAACATAGGTGCATCTAATGTACTGCAACTTTTCAATGCCCCATTTGGTAAACTTTTAAAAATATTCACCCTACAAGATTTAAACCTACAATATAATTCACATGAGAAGTTGTCATGTTAGATTTTTGTAGGGAGGAAGTTATCTTAGAAGTGTAAATGTAGATAATGAATTACAATGTAAGTTACGTTACTGCCGTTGTTTATATTAGATGTCTCAGGTTATTTAAAATTGTTTATGAGTgaaattaatgtagaaatgctGGCCCATCcctagtgtatgtgtgtgtgtgtgtgtttatttacctagttgtagttacctaggtgtgtgtgtgtgtgtgtgtatgtccggAACCCATTAATATCACAGCTGTATCTGGAATAGCATCACTCATTACTTCACAATACattcccctgcctctccccccAAAGACACATCACGTTAACATTATTTACACTCATAATACTActaattaaaaacacacacacacacacacacacacacacacacacacacacacagacagacgaaaGAGGAACGTTCAatcaagtggaggaagaggaagaggaggagcaggaggaggaggaagaggcagagataaatgaaggataaaaaagaatgatacagtaaaatccctcttatccggcatcaacgggaccgccgacatgccggatacttgaatagaagtgaagttatgtccacaatcaccaccctacactcacgcatcttaccataacaaagatcagctgcttaagtgtaagcacaacacgcttcctcttttctacaactttaggcatgatgaaggcgtcaggcgataaacagtgcacacgcgggactgagtcactgagtaaacacagtgcagtgggccgcgggtggcgcaaagcagtgcgctccggtggcgaggggacaaagtatgcctcgtgtgtgaattttaatcgattttatgagtacacattgattttttattgattttaaggctcggggaaaaatgtgccggatacttgaagctgccggatactcgaatgccggatgagagggattttgcTGTAATTAC
Above is a window of Scylla paramamosain isolate STU-SP2022 chromosome 46, ASM3559412v1, whole genome shotgun sequence DNA encoding:
- the LOC135094720 gene encoding replication protein A 14 kDa subunit-like isoform X2 — its product is MVSNASEPSMRVNGALLPMYTGQKVVLVGTVAQVDPSGSSLMVKASDGKMVMVTLPNPLQDNLEGVIEVHGVGQGQKVMCQSYITFPQMQADKFDAALYDEALKLIQSVRDNPWKPDIPPTFSSPWRAK